Below is a genomic region from Flammeovirgaceae bacterium SG7u.111.
ATCCTTCAAGCAAATAATTGCCCTTGAGCTGTCAAAGATTTCCCGAAAGGTATACGAAAACCAGGAAATCCCTTTGACGTTTGACAGCTCCATCCACGAGCTTATCTACAAAGAAGGGGTGTATCCTACACAAGGTACACGCCCCATTTTTACTACCATCCATCAGATAGTCAATTCGAAGCTGGGAAGAGTGATCACCGAGCTTTTGCTCAACAAGCTTTCCGTTTCCGAAATCATATTTAAAGCCAAGGGCGATACTGTTTTGCTTGAATACATAAAGAAAGGAGTTGTTGTTCATTCATTGGCTATTAAGCAGCAGCTGAACTTGGAGAACCTTCGGGAAAACAAGAAAGATGATGTGCAGGCAATTACGGCGGTGCACGAAGCTGGGCATGCTATTATTTCGGCGGTGCTGTTGCATACCGTACCTGAGGTTGTGTTTTCCAACACGGCTGAGGCGGGCACAGGCGGGTTTGTGTACACCAAGTTCAAATGGAAGTATGTTTCAAGAAAAGAGATTACTGCCCGCCTTGCCTTGTTTTTGGCTGGTTATGTGGCTGAAAAAATAATTTTTGGTGAAGAAAATGTAACCACAGGGGCAGAGCAGGATATAGAAAAAGCGACTAATTTCATTACCGAAATGGTCAAACTTAGCGGAATGGGAAAAAATGTAGGGGCTTATCACGAAAAGCATCCAAGCACCAGAGAGTTTTTACATGACTATACCAACAGCCTCAACGACGAAGCTGAAACTTGGTTGAAAAAAGCATTTGACCTAGCAGAAAAAACGCTAAAGGAACAAGAGTTACTACTCCTTCATATGGCAGACTACTTGAGCGACAATAGGCAAATGAACAAGCTGCAAGTAACGAAAATGCTAGTAAAGTATGCTTATAATTTCGATACAGATCAACTGATTGAAAACGGGGATTTGTTGTTTTACCGCGATCACTTAAAAAAGAAAGTAAAAGGCTTGAAAAATGGTCATGCCACTGGTCTTCCCGTCTTGGAGTTAAGAAAAACAGAAGGAGGGAAGAGGTCGGGTAAGAAATAGCACACACTAAATTTATAGCGATTTTTTAAAGAAGGGGATTTAAGTGAAGTATTAATGTATGATTTCTTGTGTCGGCATTGTTTTTGGTATATGTTACATGCTGCATTTTTTGTGCAAAATTTTACATGTAACAACTAGTCATTTCATCATGAAAAAAATCCTCATAGCTACCTTGTTAGTTTTACTTAATTGCGGTTTATCACATTCTCAAAATCAAGATTTCCAAAAGCCATTTGATTTGGCTAATTCCCTATCTAGTTTATGGATTGAGGGAGAAACAGAAAAAGCAATAAATGTATCTGCCGAATTAGTGGAATTATATCCTTTTCTGTTATCAAGTACTGTGCATAATACATTGTCCCAAATGGTATTAAGTGTGAGTGATGAAAGAATTACTAATGCCAACGCGTATCTAGAAGGGATGTATGCAATGAATAACAAGCCCATCAATGACATAATTGGCCCAATTTATTATTGGAGTAAGGTTGTGAAGGCAGGTGACCCTAAGGAAATAGGCAAACTGGTAAAAGAGATAGAAAAGAATTTGGGAGATAGTTCGAATATGTGGAACATGGCAGAAAGGTATGGGTTGTTGGTATTGAATGAATTAAATGAAAAGGACTTTTCTGATGATAAAGTAAAAAAAGAATTGCTCCAAAAAATTATGAAAAACCTAGAAGCCTTTCCTGATCTAGCCGAGGTGGTTAAAGGTAAGGGAGAAGGCAGAAGGAAACATGAAAAACGTGCTTGGAATAGGTATTTATTAGCCTATAGCTATAACTATTTGTACGTTAATTATGATGCAGAGGAAGAGTACCTGAAAAAAGCAGCTGTGTATAGTCCTGATGTTACTGATAGCCAATTTAAGCATGCATACTTTTATGATATGGCTTTGCTAACTCAAAATACTGAGAAAATTAATTTTAAGGCTACTTATGCTGGGTATTTGCAACAAAATGAGCGTATGGATGAAGCATTGGATGTGCTTGCTGAGGATGCTTTTATAAATCCCAGTAGTAATAATCTGTTGGGTTTAAAATCTTTTTATTCCGACCTTTCTAGATCCGAATCCTTTGGCGAATATTGGTTAGGATATATCAATAGTCAATCTTCTGATGCTCCTGCTGTGGAAATTGAATTTGGTGAAAGTACTGTACTGAATACGAAAAACATGGAAGGTTCTTGGACACTGCTTGAGTTTTGGGGGACATGGTGCGGGCCATGTGTAAGGGAACTCCCTAGTTTGGAAAAGTATTATCAGGAAATTAAGTCATTGCCAGCTTCTAAACTGAGTATTTATACACTTTCTTATAACTCTAAAGATTTGGGTGAATTTATGAATAAGAATAATTACTCATTTCCAGTAGCTGAAGTGGGAAAAGAAGAAGTAGAGGCTTTCAATATCCAAGGGTTTCCCACAAGGATATTGATGACACCCGCGGGCAAGTATTTAAAACTTCCCTACAATGCAGATTGGAAACTTTACATAAAAAACTACACGCAGATGTAGTTGAATTGAAGGCAAGCGTTCCAAAAAAGCGTTTGCCTTTTACCTTATCTTCTTAATAATCTTCTTAGTAGTAGAAGCTACTCTAACAATGGCGACCGAACAATCAGCTCCTTCGGCAACTTGGGTGGAGAAATTGCCTACCATCGCTTTGGAGAGGATTCCTACTTTGGCAGTGCCTATTACCAACAGGTCAAACTCGCTCGATACATCTATCAACGCCTGCACAGGCGAATCGGAAGTGAGTAAACGAACTTGATAAAGCGACTTGGAATTATTTTCCTGCAATACCTTTATCATCATCTTGTCTGCATGGAGACGATGGATGGGCTTGAAATCTTTTGGAAGGATATTGATAAATGTGATTTCTCCTCCAAACTTATCTGCCAGTGCCCCTGCCAGCTTGAGCATCAGTTCCAAATTACCTTTCCCCCCCACCGAAACAGCTATCTTTTTTGGAGCAAAGTTCCCTTCTTTCAGCCCTTTGAAGTTGAACAGCAAGATATCGTTGGAAGCCCCGCTCACCACTTGTTCCATGAGCGTAGTAGTCGATTTCTTTTGGGGTTTTTCTGGTTTGGGCGTGTAGCCCATCACTATCAGGTTACAGCGCTCTTCTTCTGCAGTATGGATAATACCTTGGGAAATACTGCGCGAAGCCCGCAGTACAGGACGAATGGGAAAATCTACTTGCATTTGCATTTCCTCGGTACGCTTAAGCAGTTCCAATGATGAGCCTGCATCGGAGAGGGCAGCTTGGAAATCTACTTGTTCGGGGGTGTTTACCACACTAAGGGCTACAATCTCCCCTTTGCTCTTTTTCAAGAGAATATTAGAAACGGTTAAAATACCCTTTTGGGTGAGTGGGTTGGCCATAGGGACCAATATTTTGCTATGGAAGCCAAGCATGGGTTGTTTGGTTTCGGAAAGCACCAAGTTGATGCCAGACTTAGAGCGGTTTTCGTTCTTTTTGGAATAGAACCAATAGACTGCAAAGCCAGCTAAGCCCAATTGTAAGCCGAAAAGGATAGACATCCAATCCAAAGAACTCAACAAGCCAAGGTTGGCAATGAGTGTAGCTGCGGGAAGCATTTTTTTCCACCAAGCAATTTTTATATTCTTAGGTTGTTTCCTATATATTTTTCTGAGGCTAAGAGAAACAGGAAGCAGGGAAGCCAACAAGGCAAAGTTTGCCGACTTTACAATGAACTCTAGGTCGAAGAATAGTAGGGCTGCCATTACCAGTGCACCACCTGCTAGAATGGCCGTTTGAGGAGTTTTGTTTTTCTCATGGAGTTGGCCAAGTAACTTAGGGACAAAACCGTCTTTCCCCATGGCAAAAATCTGTCGGGCTTGGGAAACCAAAGTGCTGTTGAGCGCACTTAGCGAAGCCAAAATCCCTCCTGCCGAAATCAATACCCAACCGTATTTGCCTAAGCTCTCCGAGGCAACGAGTACTAAAGGAGCATTGGATGCTGCAAGTTGCTCCCACGGAATGACCATAATAGAGATGACTGCTACGGCAAGGTAGCCGGCAAAGCTAACCTCCATCGAATACTTCATAGCCAAAGGGACAACCTGCTTGGGGGTGCGGATTTCATCGCTGCTATTGGCAATGAGCTGGTAGCCAAAGAAAGAAATATAGATGATGGATATAGCTGAAAATGTTCCGCCGTAACCTTTTGGAAACATGGGTTTCACATTTTCAATATCTAGCAAAGGCAATGAGAAAAGGATAAGAACCAACAGGATAGCCAAGTTGCCCCATGTAAGAACTCCTTGGATTTTATCTGCCCCATTCGTGCCTTTTGCATTAAGCAAAGTAAGAAGAAGGACAATACCTGCGGAAATCAGTCTGACTTGAAAATCGGACAGTTCGAAGCCCAAAGAAGTGGTGAAGTACTGGGCAAAGCCTATGGCATAAAGCCCACAGGCAAAGATGCTCCCCAGCGCCAAGTACCAGCCCGTGGCAAAGCCGCCAAAGCTCCCCAGCGTTTTGTACACATAGGCATAGCCCCCGCCTGATACGGGAAGGGTTTTGGAAAGCTCGGCATAGACCAGTGTGGTAAGGAAGGCAAGCCCACCGCAAATAACGTAGCTCAACCAAACAGAAGGGCCTGCTTTGTCGGCTGCCAGCCCTATAAGCACATATACACCAGCGCCCATAAGCGCACCTACGCCAATAGTAGTAGCTCCGAATAGGCTGATATGTCTCTCGAAAGTGACGGGTATAATTTTCTTCTTGTATATCTCTTCTATTTTGCCAGCCATATCCGATTTGAATTGATTTGCAAGATAACTAAATGTTAGTGTAAGAGTAAAGAGCTTTTTTTAAAGATTTGGCCTTTATGTAACATGGTAGGAGAGTCTCATGGGTTTTACTTGATGAAGTTGTCTAAAGTAAGGATTTCATGGCAAGAATAACATACGACGTGTTCGTTTTTTTACGCCCACGTCGCTTATTAGAGAAGCCAATATCCAGCCTGGGTAGGTAATAAAATCAGTACGACGGGGGCTTTTGAGAAGACCCCGTCGTACTGATGTCATTCCTAACTTTAACTGGTCAACTCCTATATTTTCTCCCTTTCCCTCACAAATCTTACGTAGGTACTCCATCTGTTTTATTTAACTACTCTCAATAAAGCACTTGTGTTCTAATAACAGGAAATAGACTTATATAAAGACAAGCTGTGTTTTTAGTAAGTTTTATCATAAAGCATTGTAAAGCAATATGTTACGCTCTTTTCTTTCAAGTGGTTTTACTTTTAGAAAAATGTGTACATGCTAGTTTTTAGTACTTCATATAGCTAAATTTTAGCTTGTATCGAAAATGCTGAACAAGACGGAAATTCGTTTATGAAAACAAAGGACTTGTTTGCAATTAGACAATTAATAAAAAATATACCTGAATTGAGTGAATTGTTGTTTAACAGAAAACTGACTGAATTGCTGACTGGACTACCTAATAAAAATGGTACAAATTTATTAAGCCACTTTATCAAATTGTACCATTTTTATTAGGTAGTCCAATTTGCTTTCAGCCAACAAACAATTAATTCTTCCAAATCTAAAGTAAAATTTGAAGTTTCTAACTTGGCTTTCAATACAGTAGAAGGAACTTTTACTGACATGATAGGAACGGTTAAGTTTTCAGAGGAAGATTTTAGCAATTCTTATTTTAATGTTTGCATAGCAGCTAAATCTGTAAATACTGAAAATGACACAAGAGACGAACATTTGCGAACTGAAGATTTTTTCCATGTAGAAAAGTACCCGAACATTTGTTTCAAATCAAGCTCGATTAAAAAAACGGCTAATGGGTACACAGCTATTGGCAAACTAACTATGCATGGAATAACTAAAGAGGTTAACATTCCTTTTACGTTTATCAGTAATACTTTTAGCGGTTCACTTACTCTTGACAGAACGGACTACAATGTTGGTTCAGATCGTAGTTTTATGATTGGAAAAGAGGCTAAACTAGAAATCATTTGTGTAATTAATTAGGTTTATTTGATGAAAAACAATTAAAGAACAAGCAATAAGGTTAGAAACTTTTTTAGTGTAAAGCATGTCCCTTTAACTTTTGTAAACCATGTTTCTTAACGAACAGGCGAAAAAAAACAATGAAACAAAACGGTGAAACATACGATAATTTCAGAATAGCTGTTCCGACAGATTATAAAAATGTATTTTCTCATTTCTATTTTGCCGAAAATCAATCCAACGAAACTATAACAAAAACTTTATTGCCCTCGTACCAAACTATTTTGGTTTTCAATTTTGGCACAAAAGCATTGCTCAATTCCAAAAATAATTCACAAATAGAAATTGACAAATGCATTGTATTGGGAACAATTCGGAAAGCATTTAACTATTCGTTACCTCCAAAAGCAAAAATTTTGGTTGCCAACTTCAAAGATGATGCGTTTTATCGGTTCTTTGGTAACACTTCACTTGCTGAAAACTTACCGGTTAATCCCGATGAATTATTGAATAAAAATTGCTTTACTACAATGTGGTATGAACTCAATAAAATCGATAATGTAGACCAGCAAGTAAATTACATTCTTGAGTTTTGCACACCCTATATACAACAGCGTGACAAAATTGCCAAACAACTGTCGAAATTCACAAAACAATCCTTAAACCCCATTAAATCACTTGCCAGCGAGAATAACCAAACAGAGCGGAATATCCAAATAAAACAAAAAAAGTACTTCGGGTATTCTGCGAAAGAAATTAACCGCTACCAGCGATTTTTAAAGGCAGTTGAATACATTGAAAACATTGCTTCAAAGGCTTCGAAAGAAGATTGGTTTACTGTCATCAACGATTGTGGTTACTATGACCAAAGCCAACTCATCAACGACTTTAAATATTACACTAATATGAGTCCGACAAAATACCTGAAATTCCAACAAGACATATGCAATCCTGTAAACTGATTTTCGTTTTCTTACAATTTTAGCAGAAAGCAACATTCTACTTTTACTTAAATAAATCAAAAAAGTAGAAAAATGAAACATTTAATCATTTACGCTCATCCAAATGAACATAGTTTGAATGGACACCTAAAAAAAATAGTTTTAGACCAGCTCATCCAACAAAGACACGAAATAAAAGTTCGGGATTTGTACCAACTTAATTTTAATCCCGTGCTTTCTTTAGAAGATATAGCAGGACAGCGAAAAGGAGAAGTTTACGAAGATGTGAAAACTGAACAAAATTGTATTACATGGGCAGATAGCATTACTTTCATCTATCCAATTTGGTGGACCGGTTTACCCGCTATTATGAAAGGTTACATTGACCGTGTTTTTAGCTATGGTTTCGCCTATCGGTATGACCAAGGAATTCAAAAAGGTTTGCTTTCGGGCAAACAAGCCATCATTATTAATACATACGGAAAATCACAACGTGAATATCATGATTTGGGAATGGATAAAGCTCTTGAACTTGCATCAGATAAGGGTATTTATACCTATTGCGGTTTAGAGATTAGACAACATTTGTTTTTCGGCCAAGCCGATAGAGCCGATACAGAAATTATTGAGCAGTGGACAAGAGAAATCAAATCAATTTTTTAAAAATTTAAAAATGAAACAGACAACAAAAACACAATTCGATATATCGGTTTGCAACCCGTTGCTTTTCAATAGCTATAAAGTAGTGAAGAAAGCTCTGAAGTACAGTTTGTATTTAATAGTGTTATATTTTGCTTACAAAGGATTTATGGACTGGAATTAAAGGAATGAAGATTATGCTGTAAACAATGTATATGTACCATAGGTGCTTTTGTGATCCATCTATGGTATTTTGTATATTTAAGGACTGTGCTAAACCGAAAAATTAGTGCATATAATCCGCTAATGCTCTTATACAAACCGTTGAAGCCAAAACTTTTTACCAATTGATAAATTAAGTAAACTCAAATTTTTCCAACTTGCAATAATGGAAGATTTAATAGCATATATTTTACAATTTGGAATTCTGAATGTGCAACAGATTAATCTGATTAAAGGAAAAGTAACTGAATTAGAACTCAGAAAAGATGCATATTTTTCAGAAGCTGGTAAAATTCCAAGACAAGTTGCATTCGTGGTAAAAGGTGTTTTTAGAGGCTGTTATTATAACAACAAAGGAGAGGAAATAACACGCTGTTTTATTCAAGAAAAAAGTATAATGTGTGATTATGTGAATTTTGAATCTAATGCCTTTTCTTCCGATTATCTGCAGGCCTGTACCGATTGTGAGCTCATGGTTTTTTCAAAGCAAAGTTGGGAAGAACTTTCACGAGTTATTGTGGGATGGGATGCTATTAAAAGTAAAATGGCTCAAGTTTGTATGTATCAAAAATCCAGAAAAAACCCAGTCATTTCTCAGGATGCCACGACCCGATATTTGGAGTTTATAGAAAACTATCCCTCATTAGTCAATCGAATCCCTTTGACATATATAGCATCTTACTTAGGGGTAACGCAACAATCTTTAAGTAGAATTAGAAAAAATATCAGCTAAAGACTCTTTTTACCATTTGGTAAAATATCTCTTTTTTAATCGATAGAACTTTACATCATCATTAAAAAAGAAATAAAATGAAGAAAGTATTAATCACAGGGGCTAATAAAGGCATTGGCTTTGCAACAGCTAAATTATTATTACAAAAAGGGTATTACGTTTATCTCGGTAGTAGAAATATGCAAAATGGTGTTGCAGCTGTTGAAAAATTGAAAGAAAAAGGTTTAACGAATGTAGAGTGTACTCAAATAGATGTAACCGATGACTATTCAGTTAAAACAGTTGCCGAAAAAATAATTAAAAAAACGGATGTTCTAGATATCTTGATTAACAATGCGGGTATCAATGGAGGAGATGACCCTTATACAGCTTTAGCAGCCAAGCCAGAGGAGTTTCAAGCAGCATTTGATGTCAATGTAATTGGCACATCAAGGGTTACCCAAGCATTTCTTAATTTACTTAAAAAATCACAACAACCTCGAATTGTAAATTTAAGTACTAGTGTTGGTTCTCTTACTTTACAAAGTGACCTGAACTGGCCAGCATATAATTATGCAAAATATGCTGTTTATGCAGCTTCTAAAGCAGCCTTAAATATGTACACCATTCACTTGGCTTATGAACTGCGTGATACCAATTTTAAGGTAAATGCTGTTTGTCCAGGGTTAACAGCTACTGACTTTACATTTGGAAATGGAGGAGAAGTGGAAACCGCAGCGAAAAGGGTGGTTAAATACGCAACAATTGGCCAAGAAGGACCATCGGGAAAATTCTTCAGCCAAGAATCCAATCCTGAAACTGAGGGAATTCCTTGGTAATAAAGAAAAACCAACAATGTATATGAGCCATAGCTGATTTTGTAATTCATCTATGGTTTTTTTGTATGTTTAAAGTCTGTGCTAAACTGAAAATTTAATGCGTAAAAATCCGATACGGCTCATACACGATACTGTTAGCGGTGTAGTATACCCCAAAAATCGAACAACTGAATAAGGTCCGAAAAAACTTTATATTCGATTATGGCAAAGCGAAAAAGTTACACTACCAAATTCAAGAAGCAGGTAGCCATTGAGGCAGTCAAGGAACACCTGACAATTCCCCAGATTGCACAGAAGTTCAAGGTGCCCCCCTCCCAGATAAATAAATGGAAGGGGGTTCTGCTTGAGCAGAGCGATGTGCTATTTGAGCATGGAAACAGTAGGCACAAAGTTTCAAAGGAAAACGAGAAAGCCCAAGACGATTTGCTGCGGATTATCGGCAAGCTACAGGTAGAGAATGAGTTTCTAAAAAAAACGCTCGACTGATGTGCCAAGAGGCAAAATTGCGGGGTATCAGCCGTTCGGAGAATTTGAGTCTGGTCAGGCAGTGCCAGCTGCTCGGGATAAATAGGGGGAGGCTTTATTACCAGCCTGTCCCAGAAAGCGGCATGAATCTTAGGATCATGCGCCTGATGGGTGAGCACTATCTGGTCCGCCCAGACAAAGGGCCACGCAGGATGCGCACTTGGCTGAAGAGGGTACATGGCATCAATGCCAACCTCAAGAAAGTCAGCCGCTTATACTACGAGGTCATGGGACTCAGCTCAATACTTTCCGGGTCCCATACTTCAAAGCCGGCACCGGGGAACAAGGTTTGTCCCTACCTGCTTAGAGGCATGGAGATAGAAAGGACCAATCAAGCCTGGCAGACGGACATCACATACATCGGGCTGTCAGGGGGGTATCTATATCTGGCCGCATGGATTG
It encodes:
- a CDS encoding amino acid permease gives rise to the protein MAGKIEEIYKKKIIPVTFERHISLFGATTIGVGALMGAGVYVLIGLAADKAGPSVWLSYVICGGLAFLTTLVYAELSKTLPVSGGGYAYVYKTLGSFGGFATGWYLALGSIFACGLYAIGFAQYFTTSLGFELSDFQVRLISAGIVLLLTLLNAKGTNGADKIQGVLTWGNLAILLVLILFSLPLLDIENVKPMFPKGYGGTFSAISIIYISFFGYQLIANSSDEIRTPKQVVPLAMKYSMEVSFAGYLAVAVISIMVIPWEQLAASNAPLVLVASESLGKYGWVLISAGGILASLSALNSTLVSQARQIFAMGKDGFVPKLLGQLHEKNKTPQTAILAGGALVMAALLFFDLEFIVKSANFALLASLLPVSLSLRKIYRKQPKNIKIAWWKKMLPAATLIANLGLLSSLDWMSILFGLQLGLAGFAVYWFYSKKNENRSKSGINLVLSETKQPMLGFHSKILVPMANPLTQKGILTVSNILLKKSKGEIVALSVVNTPEQVDFQAALSDAGSSLELLKRTEEMQMQVDFPIRPVLRASRSISQGIIHTAEEERCNLIVMGYTPKPEKPQKKSTTTLMEQVVSGASNDILLFNFKGLKEGNFAPKKIAVSVGGKGNLELMLKLAGALADKFGGEITFINILPKDFKPIHRLHADKMMIKVLQENNSKSLYQVRLLTSDSPVQALIDVSSEFDLLVIGTAKVGILSKAMVGNFSTQVAEGADCSVAIVRVASTTKKIIKKIR
- a CDS encoding YceI family protein — its product is MNSSKSKVKFEVSNLAFNTVEGTFTDMIGTVKFSEEDFSNSYFNVCIAAKSVNTENDTRDEHLRTEDFFHVEKYPNICFKSSSIKKTANGYTAIGKLTMHGITKEVNIPFTFISNTFSGSLTLDRTDYNVGSDRSFMIGKEAKLEIICVIN
- a CDS encoding SDR family NAD(P)-dependent oxidoreductase; its protein translation is MKKVLITGANKGIGFATAKLLLQKGYYVYLGSRNMQNGVAAVEKLKEKGLTNVECTQIDVTDDYSVKTVAEKIIKKTDVLDILINNAGINGGDDPYTALAAKPEEFQAAFDVNVIGTSRVTQAFLNLLKKSQQPRIVNLSTSVGSLTLQSDLNWPAYNYAKYAVYAASKAALNMYTIHLAYELRDTNFKVNAVCPGLTATDFTFGNGGEVETAAKRVVKYATIGQEGPSGKFFSQESNPETEGIPW
- a CDS encoding transposase; protein product: MAKRKSYTTKFKKQVAIEAVKEHLTIPQIAQKFKVPPSQINKWKGVLLEQSDVLFEHGNSRHKVSKENEKAQDDLLRIIGKLQVENEFLKKTLD
- a CDS encoding IS3 family transposase is translated as MCQEAKLRGISRSENLSLVRQCQLLGINRGRLYYQPVPESGMNLRIMRLMGEHYLVRPDKGPRRMRTWLKRVHGINANLKKVSRLYYEVMGLSSILSGSHTSKPAPGNKVCPYLLRGMEIERTNQAWQTDITYIGLSGGYLYLAAWIDVATRFVLDWSLSNTMTAGWCAEVFERACSSWGKPEIVNTDQGSQYTSDVFASAVLEVGKTKLSMDGKGRATDNAFIERLWRIVKYEYVFLHDFANGTQLAEGLKNYFYYYNHEREHPSIEPPIPSMNYLIN
- a CDS encoding TlpA disulfide reductase family protein, encoding MKKILIATLLVLLNCGLSHSQNQDFQKPFDLANSLSSLWIEGETEKAINVSAELVELYPFLLSSTVHNTLSQMVLSVSDERITNANAYLEGMYAMNNKPINDIIGPIYYWSKVVKAGDPKEIGKLVKEIEKNLGDSSNMWNMAERYGLLVLNELNEKDFSDDKVKKELLQKIMKNLEAFPDLAEVVKGKGEGRRKHEKRAWNRYLLAYSYNYLYVNYDAEEEYLKKAAVYSPDVTDSQFKHAYFYDMALLTQNTEKINFKATYAGYLQQNERMDEALDVLAEDAFINPSSNNLLGLKSFYSDLSRSESFGEYWLGYINSQSSDAPAVEIEFGESTVLNTKNMEGSWTLLEFWGTWCGPCVRELPSLEKYYQEIKSLPASKLSIYTLSYNSKDLGEFMNKNNYSFPVAEVGKEEVEAFNIQGFPTRILMTPAGKYLKLPYNADWKLYIKNYTQM
- a CDS encoding Crp/Fnr family transcriptional regulator, yielding MEDLIAYILQFGILNVQQINLIKGKVTELELRKDAYFSEAGKIPRQVAFVVKGVFRGCYYNNKGEEITRCFIQEKSIMCDYVNFESNAFSSDYLQACTDCELMVFSKQSWEELSRVIVGWDAIKSKMAQVCMYQKSRKNPVISQDATTRYLEFIENYPSLVNRIPLTYIASYLGVTQQSLSRIRKNIS
- a CDS encoding AraC family transcriptional regulator; its protein translation is MKQNGETYDNFRIAVPTDYKNVFSHFYFAENQSNETITKTLLPSYQTILVFNFGTKALLNSKNNSQIEIDKCIVLGTIRKAFNYSLPPKAKILVANFKDDAFYRFFGNTSLAENLPVNPDELLNKNCFTTMWYELNKIDNVDQQVNYILEFCTPYIQQRDKIAKQLSKFTKQSLNPIKSLASENNQTERNIQIKQKKYFGYSAKEINRYQRFLKAVEYIENIASKASKEDWFTVINDCGYYDQSQLINDFKYYTNMSPTKYLKFQQDICNPVN
- a CDS encoding NAD(P)H-dependent oxidoreductase, translated to MKHLIIYAHPNEHSLNGHLKKIVLDQLIQQRHEIKVRDLYQLNFNPVLSLEDIAGQRKGEVYEDVKTEQNCITWADSITFIYPIWWTGLPAIMKGYIDRVFSYGFAYRYDQGIQKGLLSGKQAIIINTYGKSQREYHDLGMDKALELASDKGIYTYCGLEIRQHLFFGQADRADTEIIEQWTREIKSIF